From Desulfosalsimonas propionicica, the proteins below share one genomic window:
- the rpmA gene encoding 50S ribosomal protein L27 encodes MAHKKAGGSSKNGRDSQGQRRGVKRYGGQKVRAGNILVRQLGTKIHPGENVGMGKDYTLFSKIDGMVSYERLGRSRKKVSVYAA; translated from the coding sequence ATGGCACACAAAAAAGCGGGCGGAAGCTCTAAAAACGGAAGGGATTCCCAGGGACAGCGCCGGGGAGTCAAGCGTTACGGCGGACAGAAAGTCCGGGCCGGCAATATCCTGGTGCGGCAGCTTGGCACCAAAATTCATCCCGGTGAGAACGTTGGCATGGGAAAGGACTATACCCTGTTTTCCAAGATCGACGGAATGGTGAGTTATGAACGTCTCGGCCGCTCCCGGAAAAAAGTCAGCGTTTATGCAGCGTGA
- the rplU gene encoding 50S ribosomal protein L21, which translates to MYAVVATGGKQYKVTKGDVLRIEKIAGDVGDSVTFDKILMLSDGDAVSLGQPVLENASVQARIVEQARSKKILVFKYKRRKRYRLKKGHRQSYTAVQIDDIAAGA; encoded by the coding sequence ATGTATGCAGTTGTTGCCACAGGGGGCAAGCAATATAAAGTAACAAAAGGCGATGTGTTGCGCATCGAAAAGATCGCCGGGGATGTGGGCGACAGTGTGACCTTTGACAAGATCTTGATGCTGTCAGACGGTGATGCGGTATCCCTTGGTCAGCCGGTGCTGGAAAACGCGTCAGTACAGGCCCGGATCGTGGAACAGGCGCGCTCCAAGAAAATTCTGGTGTTCAAATACAAGCGCCGCAAGCGGTACCGCCTGAAAAAAGGCCACCGCCAGTCCTATACGGCCGTGCAGATCGATGACATCGCAGCAGGTGCGTAA
- the rsfS gene encoding ribosome silencing factor, producing MTEAKTEPDLKPFVQAILGRKAMDLVALDVARVTDVADVFMICSGRSSRQVSAIAEYVESELKKAGIRPLSVEGVKDGQWALIDYGYVIVHIFYDPVRRFYDLESLWADARRIDLSAYPQFQQTAEESDDSDE from the coding sequence ATGACAGAGGCAAAAACCGAACCGGATTTAAAGCCGTTTGTGCAAGCCATCCTGGGCCGCAAGGCAATGGATCTGGTGGCTTTGGATGTTGCCCGGGTCACGGACGTGGCAGATGTGTTTATGATCTGCAGCGGCCGGTCCAGCCGGCAGGTATCCGCCATTGCCGAGTATGTGGAATCCGAGCTCAAAAAAGCCGGAATCCGGCCATTGAGCGTTGAAGGGGTCAAGGACGGCCAGTGGGCACTGATTGATTACGGCTACGTGATCGTCCATATTTTTTATGATCCGGTGCGGCGGTTTTACGATCTGGAAAGCCTGTGGGCCGATGCCCGGCGCATTGACTTGTCTGCATATCCCCAATTTCAACAAACGGCTGAAGAAAGCGATGACAGCGATGAATGA
- the dsrK gene encoding sulfate reduction electron transfer complex DsrMKJOP subunit DsrK: MAETPKPEELFQNIDHSLPDEPWEEIPPDLSEGRFCYPTKKKNLEYLDLPTTTQDEWSPADEEWPIPDNWKEIIHEGFKERLEKYRSLKIFMDVCVRCGACADKCHFFIGTGDPKNMPVLRAELLRSVYRNDFTTAGKILKKINGGRPLTKQVLKEWFSYFYQCTECRRCSVYCPYGIDTAEVTMMGRELLSLLGLNINWVLEPVANCFRTGNHLGIQPHAFKDMVDFFCDDIEEITGVRINPSFNRKGAEILFIVPSGDVFADPGTYTFMGYLLLFEQLGLDYTLSTYASEGGNFGLFTSSEVMKRLNAKMYAEARRLGVKWILGGECGHMWRVINQYMDTMNGPADFGEVPKSPITGTVFENAASTRMVHITEFTADLLRNNKLKLDPSRNDKHVVTYHDSCNPSRAMGLLDEPRYVLNSVCNHFYEMPENTIREQTFCCGSGSGLNTEEIMELRLLGGLPRANAVKHVHDTFGVNMLSCICAIDRAALPPLMDYWVPGVGVTGIHELVGNALVMEGEIERTMDLRFEPLNEETEEDADE; this comes from the coding sequence ATGGCAGAGACGCCGAAACCCGAAGAACTGTTTCAAAATATTGATCACAGCCTGCCGGATGAGCCGTGGGAAGAGATACCGCCTGATCTTTCCGAAGGCCGGTTCTGCTATCCCACCAAGAAAAAGAATCTGGAATATCTGGACCTGCCCACCACCACCCAGGATGAGTGGTCACCGGCAGACGAGGAATGGCCCATTCCCGATAACTGGAAGGAAATCATTCATGAGGGCTTCAAGGAGCGGCTGGAAAAATACCGCTCCCTGAAAATTTTCATGGATGTCTGTGTCCGGTGCGGGGCGTGTGCAGACAAATGCCATTTTTTCATTGGTACCGGCGATCCCAAAAACATGCCGGTGCTTCGCGCGGAACTGCTTCGCTCCGTGTACCGCAATGACTTTACCACCGCCGGAAAGATTTTAAAAAAGATCAACGGCGGCCGACCCCTGACAAAGCAGGTACTAAAGGAATGGTTTTCCTATTTTTATCAGTGCACGGAATGCCGGCGATGCTCGGTGTACTGCCCCTACGGCATTGACACCGCGGAAGTGACCATGATGGGCCGGGAACTGCTGTCGCTGCTGGGGCTCAACATCAACTGGGTCCTGGAGCCGGTTGCCAACTGCTTTCGTACCGGCAACCACCTGGGAATCCAGCCTCACGCTTTTAAGGATATGGTGGATTTTTTCTGTGACGATATTGAAGAGATCACCGGTGTGCGTATCAACCCCTCGTTTAACCGCAAGGGCGCAGAGATTCTGTTTATTGTCCCTTCCGGCGATGTTTTTGCCGATCCGGGCACCTATACTTTCATGGGATACCTGCTCCTGTTTGAACAACTGGGCCTGGACTACACCCTTTCCACCTATGCCTCCGAGGGCGGCAACTTTGGTCTGTTTACCTCTTCAGAGGTGATGAAACGGTTAAACGCCAAGATGTATGCCGAAGCCAGAAGGCTCGGGGTCAAGTGGATTTTGGGCGGTGAGTGCGGCCATATGTGGCGGGTGATCAACCAGTATATGGACACCATGAACGGACCCGCGGATTTCGGCGAGGTGCCCAAATCCCCGATCACCGGCACGGTGTTTGAAAACGCGGCTTCCACCCGAATGGTTCACATAACCGAGTTTACCGCGGACCTGCTCCGCAACAACAAGCTGAAACTCGATCCATCCAGAAACGACAAACACGTGGTCACTTATCACGATTCCTGCAATCCTTCCCGCGCAATGGGCCTGCTCGATGAACCGCGGTACGTGCTCAACAGCGTCTGCAACCATTTCTACGAAATGCCGGAAAACACCATCCGGGAACAGACGTTCTGCTGCGGCAGCGGCTCGGGATTAAACACCGAAGAGATCATGGAACTGCGCCTGCTCGGCGGCCTTCCCCGCGCAAATGCGGTCAAGCACGTGCATGACACTTTCGGAGTCAATATGCTTTCCTGCATCTGCGCCATTGACCGCGCCGCACTGCCGCCGTTGATGGATTACTGGGTGCCCGGTGTCGGCGTAACCGGCATTCATGAACTGGTGGGCAATGCGCTGGTGATGGAAGGGGAAATCGAGCGGACCATGGACCTGCGCTTCGAACCCCTGAACGAAGAAACGGAGGAAGACGCCGATGAATGA
- the dsrP gene encoding sulfate reduction electron transfer complex DsrMKJOP subunit DsrP: protein MLEKALKGSKTYWMWLLALAVVIAVGFVVYLRQLEFGLGITGMSRDVTWGFYIAQFTFLVGVAASAVMLVLPYYLHDYKTFGKITVLGEFLAVASVLMCMLFIIVDLGQPMRLLNVIFYPTPNSMLFWDMIVLNGYLFLNIVIGWNVLDAERNNTAPEKWIKPLIYLSIPWAVSIHTVTAFLYCGLPGRGFWLTAVLAPRFLASAFAAGPAFLILLSFIIRRFTNFDAGTRARQTLAKIVAYAVLANLFFFLCEVFVAVYSQIPEHMSHLQYLFFGLHGHDALVPWMWSSMALMVLAVIFLIIPAARQNETTLIFSCAFVFVGTWIDKGLGMISGGFVPNPLHEVNEYIPSIPEIVITIGVYALGFLVLTLLYKVVTGVKREVAGQG from the coding sequence ATGCTAGAAAAAGCGCTTAAAGGAAGCAAGACCTACTGGATGTGGCTGCTGGCCCTGGCGGTGGTGATTGCCGTCGGATTTGTGGTATACCTGCGCCAGCTCGAATTCGGCCTGGGCATTACGGGCATGAGCCGGGATGTAACCTGGGGGTTTTACATCGCCCAGTTCACCTTTCTGGTCGGGGTGGCCGCATCGGCGGTGATGCTGGTGCTGCCCTACTACCTGCACGATTACAAGACCTTCGGCAAGATCACGGTGCTTGGCGAGTTTCTGGCCGTGGCCTCTGTGCTCATGTGCATGCTGTTTATCATCGTGGACCTGGGCCAGCCCATGCGGCTTTTAAACGTGATCTTCTATCCCACGCCCAATTCCATGCTGTTTTGGGACATGATCGTCTTAAACGGGTATTTGTTCTTAAATATTGTCATCGGCTGGAACGTGCTGGATGCGGAGCGAAACAACACGGCTCCGGAAAAATGGATCAAACCCCTGATCTATCTTTCCATCCCCTGGGCGGTGAGCATTCACACGGTCACCGCCTTTCTCTACTGCGGCCTTCCCGGAAGGGGCTTCTGGCTGACCGCGGTGCTGGCCCCGCGCTTTCTGGCATCCGCCTTTGCAGCAGGCCCGGCATTTTTGATTCTGCTGAGTTTTATCATTCGCCGGTTTACCAACTTTGACGCCGGCACCCGGGCCCGGCAGACCCTGGCCAAGATCGTGGCCTATGCTGTGCTGGCCAACCTGTTTTTCTTTCTCTGCGAAGTGTTTGTGGCCGTCTACAGTCAGATCCCGGAGCATATGAGCCATCTGCAGTATCTGTTTTTCGGTCTTCACGGTCATGATGCGCTGGTTCCCTGGATGTGGAGTTCCATGGCCCTGATGGTGCTGGCGGTGATTTTTCTGATCATTCCCGCTGCCCGGCAAAATGAAACAACACTGATTTTTTCCTGCGCGTTTGTGTTTGTGGGCACCTGGATTGACAAGGGACTGGGAATGATCTCCGGCGGGTTTGTGCCCAATCCCTTACACGAGGTCAACGAATACATTCCCTCGATTCCCGAAATTGTCATCACCATCGGCGTTTATGCGCTTGGATTTCTGGTGCTGACCCTTCTGTACAAGGTGGTCACCGGCGTCAAAAGGGAAGTGGCCGGCCAGGGATAG
- the nadD gene encoding nicotinate-nucleotide adenylyltransferase: MDPMQIKAGLFGGTFNPVHLAHLRMAEEVREAFGLDKIYFIPAANPPHKTDKDLAPAKDRYEMLQAAISGNPGFEISDAELRRPGRSYTIDTVSQVSAVLPRGARCFLIMGLDAFAEIDTWKDFHRLFDTIEVIVISRPAPADPKKKMAEMIFDRISAGYEYDPAARRFYHPEKQTVYWFEATALDISASRIRFLAAQGKSIRYLVPEAAEGYIYKKGLYK, from the coding sequence ATGGATCCCATGCAAATCAAGGCCGGGCTTTTCGGTGGAACGTTTAATCCTGTGCATCTGGCCCATCTGCGCATGGCCGAGGAGGTGCGCGAGGCCTTTGGACTGGACAAAATCTATTTTATTCCCGCAGCCAATCCGCCCCACAAGACCGACAAAGACCTGGCCCCGGCCAAAGACCGCTATGAAATGCTGCAGGCCGCCATTTCCGGAAATCCCGGTTTTGAAATCTCTGATGCAGAGCTGCGGCGGCCGGGCCGATCCTATACCATTGACACGGTAAGCCAGGTCTCAGCCGTGCTGCCCCGGGGCGCCCGCTGCTTTTTGATCATGGGCCTGGACGCGTTTGCCGAAATTGACACCTGGAAGGATTTTCATCGCCTGTTTGACACCATTGAAGTGATCGTGATTTCCCGTCCGGCACCCGCGGATCCAAAGAAAAAAATGGCAGAGATGATTTTTGACCGTATATCTGCCGGCTATGAATATGACCCTGCGGCCCGACGGTTTTACCACCCGGAAAAACAGACGGTTTACTGGTTTGAGGCAACGGCACTGGATATTTCCGCCAGCCGGATCCGTTTTCTGGCTGCACAGGGAAAATCCATCCGCTACCTTGTGCCTGAGGCGGCAGAGGGCTATATTTACAAAAAGGGGTTGTATAAATGA
- the obgE gene encoding GTPase ObgE produces MKFIDEVVIDVAAGHGGRGCVSFRREKYIPKGGPDGGDGGHGGNVTIRTSHRLRTLHQFRFKRQFQAASGGHGQGSQKTGKNGQDLVIEVPPGTVIRDRQTDEIIHDCITPGETFVVAKGGRGGRGNRRFATSTNRAPRHAQPGEPGETRSLKLDLKLLADIGIIGFPNAGKSTLISRISSARPKVADYPFTTINPVLGVVSPETGEPFVVADIPGLIQGAHQGAGLGTRFLRHVERTRVLLHLVDASEIDADDPLSGYKAINSELAGFNPELAEKNQVVVLNKMDLPDSQTRAQAFTRAAGNLPVIQISAATGKGVAQLVNKLNEIVNSGKHTNGN; encoded by the coding sequence GTGAAATTCATCGATGAAGTTGTAATTGACGTGGCCGCCGGCCACGGGGGTCGGGGTTGCGTGAGCTTCCGGCGGGAGAAATATATTCCCAAAGGCGGCCCGGACGGCGGAGACGGCGGCCACGGCGGCAATGTAACAATCCGCACATCGCATCGCCTGCGAACCCTTCACCAGTTCCGTTTCAAACGTCAGTTTCAGGCAGCCAGCGGCGGTCACGGCCAGGGAAGCCAGAAAACCGGCAAAAACGGCCAGGATCTGGTCATTGAAGTGCCGCCCGGCACCGTGATCCGGGACCGGCAAACCGATGAAATCATCCATGACTGCATCACACCCGGGGAAACGTTTGTCGTTGCCAAAGGCGGCCGGGGCGGCCGGGGCAACCGGCGCTTTGCCACCTCCACCAACCGCGCCCCGAGACACGCCCAGCCGGGCGAGCCGGGCGAAACCCGCAGCCTAAAGCTGGATCTCAAGCTCCTTGCCGACATCGGCATTATCGGTTTTCCCAATGCCGGCAAATCAACCCTGATCAGCCGGATCTCTTCTGCACGGCCAAAGGTTGCCGATTACCCGTTTACCACCATCAATCCGGTGCTCGGCGTGGTGAGCCCGGAGACAGGTGAGCCCTTTGTGGTGGCCGACATCCCGGGGTTGATTCAGGGCGCCCACCAGGGAGCGGGCCTGGGCACGCGTTTTTTGCGGCATGTTGAGCGCACCCGGGTGCTGCTGCACCTGGTGGATGCCTCAGAGATTGACGCAGATGATCCCCTTTCCGGATATAAGGCCATCAACAGCGAGCTGGCCGGATTTAACCCGGAGCTGGCGGAAAAAAACCAGGTAGTGGTGCTAAACAAGATGGATCTGCCAGACAGCCAAACCCGGGCTCAAGCCTTTACCCGGGCGGCCGGAAATTTGCCGGTGATCCAAATTTCCGCTGCCACAGGCAAAGGCGTTGCCCAATTGGTCAATAAGCTAAACGAGATTGTCAATTCCGGAAAACACACCAATGGAAATTGA
- the dsrO gene encoding sulfate reduction electron transfer complex DsrMKJOP subunit DsrO, protein MENSRRRFLKTAGFSILGVGAGSMLIGLAARPGIAAGPGAASGPEFGDRPEAKHARRWGMVIDTRQLDARTCRKMEEACHSIHNVPDHIGKFGNKNHEIKWIWDTEFKHAFPGQEAEFLSDRLEHAPVPVLCNHCDNPPCVRACPTKATFKREKDGIVLMDFHRCIGCRFCMAACPFGARSFNFRDPRPAIKEENPDFPTRMKGVVEKCNFCAERLAVGKMPACVEASGGALTFGDLNDPDSDIRKLLADEYAIRRKPNLGTFPSVFYIV, encoded by the coding sequence ATGGAAAACAGCAGAAGACGCTTTTTGAAAACCGCAGGATTTTCCATACTGGGAGTCGGTGCCGGTTCCATGCTCATCGGTCTTGCGGCCAGACCCGGGATTGCCGCAGGCCCGGGCGCCGCATCCGGGCCGGAGTTCGGCGACCGGCCTGAAGCAAAGCACGCCCGGCGCTGGGGAATGGTGATTGATACGCGCCAACTCGACGCGCGCACCTGCCGGAAAATGGAAGAAGCCTGCCACAGCATCCACAACGTGCCCGACCATATCGGCAAATTCGGCAACAAGAACCATGAGATCAAGTGGATCTGGGACACCGAGTTCAAGCATGCCTTTCCGGGCCAGGAAGCCGAATTTTTGTCTGACAGGCTGGAACACGCACCGGTTCCGGTGTTGTGCAACCATTGCGACAACCCGCCCTGTGTGCGCGCATGCCCCACCAAGGCCACTTTCAAGCGGGAAAAAGACGGCATTGTGCTCATGGATTTCCATCGCTGCATCGGCTGCCGGTTTTGCATGGCCGCCTGCCCGTTCGGCGCCCGCAGCTTTAACTTTCGGGATCCCCGACCGGCCATCAAAGAGGAAAATCCGGATTTTCCAACCCGCATGAAAGGGGTGGTGGAAAAATGCAATTTCTGCGCCGAGCGCCTGGCTGTTGGCAAGATGCCGGCCTGCGTTGAGGCCTCCGGAGGCGCACTGACCTTTGGGGATCTCAATGACCCGGACTCTGACATTCGCAAACTGCTGGCAGATGAGTATGCCATCCGGCGGAAACCGAACCTGGGGACCTTCCCCTCGGTGTTCTATATCGTTTGA
- the proB gene encoding glutamate 5-kinase has translation MEIDRKTCFDQARRVVVKVGSGVLTADDGLNTDVIASLSRQICHLTRNGLEILLVSSGAMASGQKKIGLDRRPEEIPKRQAMAAVGQAGLILCYENAFACYNRQVAQILLTSDDLSVSRRRYLNARNTLHTLMAWHVVPIINENDTVVVEEIKFGDNDNLSALIALMMNADILVNLTDIDGLYTGDPRTDPEARQIPEVARITRDLEKTASGLPGVLGTGGMLSKIRAARKVTVAGIPMVIANGREEDVLIRLFEGRARGTFFGPAHGRIPNRKSWIGFALKPRGEVIIDQGAARAILEKGKSLLSGGIRDVTGDFGAGSPVHIVDPDGRHLAAGLVNYSATEIRRIMGCQSCQISEKLGHKSYDEVIHRNNMTLLG, from the coding sequence ATGGAAATTGACCGCAAAACCTGTTTTGATCAGGCCCGGCGCGTGGTGGTCAAGGTGGGAAGCGGGGTGCTGACCGCAGATGACGGGCTCAACACCGATGTGATTGCCAGCTTGAGCCGCCAGATCTGCCATCTGACCCGAAACGGCCTGGAAATCCTGCTGGTCTCATCCGGGGCCATGGCCTCGGGCCAGAAAAAAATCGGCCTGGACCGGCGGCCCGAGGAAATACCCAAGCGCCAAGCCATGGCGGCCGTGGGCCAGGCCGGACTGATTTTGTGCTATGAAAACGCCTTTGCTTGCTACAACCGGCAGGTGGCCCAGATCCTGCTGACAAGCGATGATCTGTCCGTGAGCCGGCGGCGGTATCTAAACGCCAGAAACACCCTGCACACCCTCATGGCCTGGCACGTGGTGCCCATTATCAACGAAAACGACACCGTGGTGGTCGAGGAGATCAAGTTCGGGGATAATGACAATCTTTCCGCCCTGATCGCCCTGATGATGAATGCCGACATTCTGGTCAACCTCACTGATATTGACGGCCTGTATACCGGCGATCCCCGGACAGATCCTGAAGCCCGCCAGATTCCGGAGGTAGCGCGCATCACCCGGGACCTTGAAAAAACTGCAAGCGGGCTGCCCGGGGTGCTGGGCACAGGCGGGATGCTGTCGAAAATCCGGGCCGCGCGCAAGGTCACGGTGGCGGGCATTCCCATGGTCATTGCCAACGGCCGGGAAGAAGACGTGCTGATCCGGCTCTTTGAGGGCCGGGCGCGGGGCACCTTTTTTGGGCCCGCACACGGGCGGATTCCCAACCGGAAATCCTGGATCGGGTTTGCCTTAAAACCCAGGGGCGAGGTAATCATTGACCAGGGCGCGGCCCGGGCCATCCTGGAGAAGGGAAAAAGCCTGCTTTCCGGGGGCATCCGGGATGTGACCGGTGATTTCGGCGCGGGCTCGCCGGTGCATATCGTGGACCCTGACGGCCGGCATCTGGCAGCGGGCCTGGTCAACTACAGCGCAACCGAGATCCGCCGGATCATGGGCTGCCAGTCGTGCCAAATCAGCGAGAAGCTGGGGCATAAATCCTATGACGAGGTCATCCACAGAAACAACATGACCCTTCTGGGGTAA
- a CDS encoding glutamate-5-semialdehyde dehydrogenase has translation MNIETTVAEMAKAAGRAARALARCSSEEKNSALNRIAEKLIENKAEIQAQNAKDVDAAKNQGLSAAMIDRLTITDKVLSTMADGLREVAALEDPVGSMDGTWVRPNGLAVSRMRIPLGVIGIIYESRPNVTIDAAGLCIKSGNAVILRGGSESLHSNQILAETVAEGLAESGLPETAVSLIPVREREAVNALLNQDAHVDLIIPRGGEGLIRFVAENSKIPVLKHYKGVCHVYVDASAETGMAMEICMNAKVQRPGVCNAMETLLVHQDAAQTFLPEMARQFGRAGVELRGCKKTRQILPDIIPATEADWPEEYLDLILAVKTVASMDEALAHIAAYSSQHTEAIVTSHYQRAHRFLQEADSSVVLVNASTRFNDGGQLGLGAEMGISTSKLHAFGPMGLRELTTTKFVVLGTGQIRT, from the coding sequence ATGAATATTGAAACCACAGTGGCGGAAATGGCAAAAGCAGCCGGCCGGGCCGCCAGGGCCCTGGCCCGGTGCTCATCCGAAGAGAAAAACAGCGCTTTAAACCGCATTGCCGAAAAACTCATTGAAAATAAGGCCGAAATTCAGGCCCAAAACGCCAAAGATGTGGATGCGGCCAAAAACCAGGGATTGTCTGCGGCCATGATCGACCGGCTGACCATTACAGACAAGGTGCTTTCAACCATGGCCGACGGATTAAGGGAGGTGGCTGCCCTGGAAGACCCGGTGGGTTCCATGGACGGGACCTGGGTACGGCCAAACGGCCTGGCGGTCAGCCGCATGCGCATTCCTTTAGGAGTGATCGGCATTATCTACGAATCCCGGCCCAACGTAACCATTGACGCGGCCGGGCTTTGCATCAAGTCCGGAAATGCGGTGATTTTGCGGGGGGGATCAGAGTCCCTGCACTCCAACCAGATCCTGGCTGAAACCGTGGCCGAGGGCCTTGCCGAATCCGGCCTGCCGGAAACTGCGGTCAGCCTTATTCCCGTGCGGGAGCGCGAAGCGGTAAACGCCCTTTTGAACCAGGACGCGCATGTGGATCTCATCATCCCCCGGGGCGGCGAGGGACTGATCCGGTTTGTGGCGGAAAACTCGAAAATTCCCGTGCTCAAGCATTACAAGGGGGTTTGCCACGTTTACGTGGACGCTTCAGCCGAAACCGGGATGGCCATGGAGATCTGCATGAATGCAAAGGTCCAGCGCCCGGGGGTGTGCAATGCCATGGAAACCCTGCTGGTGCACCAGGATGCGGCGCAAACCTTTCTGCCGGAAATGGCCCGGCAGTTTGGCCGGGCCGGCGTGGAACTGCGGGGGTGTAAAAAAACCCGCCAAATTCTGCCCGATATCATCCCGGCCACGGAAGCCGACTGGCCGGAGGAATACCTGGATCTGATTTTGGCCGTGAAAACCGTTGCATCCATGGACGAAGCCCTGGCCCATATTGCCGCCTACAGCTCTCAGCACACAGAAGCCATTGTCACGAGCCATTATCAGCGCGCCCACCGGTTTCTGCAGGAGGCCGACTCGTCTGTGGTATTGGTCAATGCCTCCACCCGGTTTAACGACGGCGGCCAGCTCGGCCTGGGCGCGGAAATGGGCATCAGCACCTCCAAGCTGCATGCCTTCGGCCCCATGGGCCTTCGGGAACTGACCACCACCAAGTTCGTGGTTCTGGGAACCGGCCAGATCCGGACATAA
- the dsrJ gene encoding sulfate reduction electron transfer complex DsrMKJOP subunit DsrJ has protein sequence MNDKNKIITGLVIFFVVLLFPFWFNLIFGAAGAATAPEPELTDKAKEAETCIAETDHMRTEHMQILDQWRDTVVRDGKRIYKAENGKEYEASLSNTCMDCHSNKEEFCDSCHNYTSVDPYCWDCHTYPEETE, from the coding sequence ATGAATGATAAGAACAAGATCATCACGGGCTTGGTCATCTTTTTTGTGGTGCTGCTGTTTCCCTTCTGGTTTAACCTGATTTTCGGTGCCGCAGGAGCCGCCACGGCTCCGGAACCTGAATTGACCGATAAAGCCAAGGAAGCGGAAACCTGTATTGCCGAAACCGATCATATGCGCACCGAGCATATGCAGATTCTTGATCAATGGCGAGATACGGTGGTCCGGGACGGCAAGCGGATCTACAAGGCCGAAAACGGCAAGGAGTATGAAGCCAGCCTTTCCAATACCTGCATGGACTGCCACTCCAACAAGGAGGAGTTTTGCGACAGCTGCCATAATTACACCTCGGTGGATCCCTATTGCTGGGATTGTCATACATATCCGGAGGAGACAGAGTAA
- the dsrM gene encoding sulfate reduction electron transfer complex DsrMKJOP subunit DsrM, whose protein sequence is MNAAYLYSLITVVLLGLIAYAGAEAAGLEVLFGVIIPYLALIVFLIGFANKILDWTKSPVPFRIPTTLGQQKSLPWIKQNKFDSPYTTGQVVIRMALEILLFRSLFKNLRTGFGKDGQKITYKWVVWLWLFALMFHYSFLVVVIRHLRFFAEPVPFFVTMIERVDGMLQIMLPNLFISGVVLLAGASLLLLRRVLLPKLVYISRPADYFPLFLIIGIAVTGLMMRYISKVDVIRVKELTMGLATFQPSIPEGSISGLFYVHLFFVSLLVAYIPFSKLMHMGGVFLSPTRNLANNSRAKRHVNPWNYPVKTHTYEEYEDDFRDKMKEAGLPVEKE, encoded by the coding sequence ATGAATGCAGCGTATTTGTATTCCCTCATTACAGTGGTGCTTCTGGGACTGATCGCATATGCAGGCGCGGAAGCAGCTGGGCTCGAAGTTTTATTCGGCGTGATCATACCGTATCTCGCCCTGATTGTTTTTCTGATCGGCTTTGCCAACAAGATCCTGGATTGGACCAAATCCCCGGTTCCTTTCCGGATTCCCACGACCCTGGGCCAGCAAAAAAGCCTGCCGTGGATCAAACAAAACAAGTTTGACAGCCCCTATACCACCGGCCAGGTGGTGATCCGCATGGCGCTTGAAATCCTGCTGTTCCGCTCTTTGTTTAAAAATCTCAGAACCGGATTCGGAAAAGACGGTCAGAAAATCACCTACAAGTGGGTGGTTTGGCTGTGGCTGTTTGCCCTGATGTTTCATTATTCCTTTCTGGTTGTGGTGATCCGGCATCTCCGGTTTTTTGCCGAGCCTGTGCCGTTTTTTGTTACCATGATCGAGCGCGTCGACGGCATGCTCCAGATTATGCTGCCCAATTTGTTTATTTCCGGGGTGGTTTTGCTGGCCGGAGCTTCGCTGCTTCTGCTGCGCCGGGTGCTTTTGCCGAAACTGGTCTATATTTCCAGGCCGGCTGATTATTTTCCGTTGTTTTTGATCATCGGCATCGCGGTCACCGGCCTGATGATGCGGTATATCAGCAAGGTGGACGTGATCCGGGTCAAGGAACTGACCATGGGACTGGCCACCTTCCAGCCCTCCATTCCCGAGGGATCCATCAGCGGGCTTTTTTACGTGCACCTGTTTTTTGTATCTCTTTTGGTGGCCTATATTCCGTTTAGCAAGCTGATGCACATGGGCGGTGTCTTTTTGAGCCCCACCCGAAACCTGGCCAACAATTCCCGGGCCAAGCGCCATGTCAATCCCTGGAATTATCCGGTCAAGACCCATACTTATGAAGAATATGAAGACGATTTCAGAGATAAAATGAAAGAGGCTGGCCTTCCAGTTGAAAAGGAGTAG